The Streptomyces griseiscabiei genomic sequence CCCGAGACACCTTCCCAGCCGCCCCGGGCGGCTTCGCAGCCGCCGCCCGCGGACCCGGGAGACGCCCCCGGGGCCGACCCGGTGGTGCCCGGCGCGCGGGCCGCCGAGCTCTCGGAGGTCGCGCCCCCCACGGGACGGTTCCTCGCGAAGGCCACGCTCGTCACGGCGGCGCTCACGGCGGCGGCGGCGCTGCTGGGGCTCGGCCGGGACCAGTCGCTGTCGTATCTGTTCGGGGCCGGCAGCGAGACGGACGCCTTCCTGGTGGCCTGGACGGTGCCGGAGTTCGCGGCGACGCTGCTGATCGAGGACGGCATGGCGTTCGTGCTGGTGCCCGCGTTCAGCGTGGCCGTGGCCCGCCGCGCTCGGGGCGGCGCGGGCGACCCGGTCCGTTCCCTGGTCGCCTCGACGCTGCCCAGGCTGACGCTGGCCTTCGTGGTGGTGGCCATGCTGCTGATCGTCGGCGCGCCCTACCTCGTCGAGGCGCTCGCCCCCGGGCTGCCCGACCCGCAGCTGGCCGTCGACTGCACCCGGCTGACCGGCACCTGTGTCCTCAGCTTCGGCCTCGCCGGCTACTGCAGCGCGGCCCTGCGTGCCCATCGCCGGTTCGTGGCCCCCGCGGCGATCTACGTGGCGTACAACGTCGGGATCATCACGGCGATGTTCACCCTGGGCGGGCGCTGGGGGGTGCGGGCGGCGGCCGTGGGCGTCGCGGTGGGCGGCGTGCTGATGGTCCTCACCCAACTCCCGGCGCTGCTGCGGCAGTTGCGCCGCAAGGAGCGGGCGCCCCAGGAACCGGGGGCCCTGGAGGAGGCCGAGGGCGCCCGTCCCGTCGAACTCACCCTCATCGCCACCGTCCTGCTCTTCGCGCTCTGCCGTCAGTCCCAGGTCCTCATCGAGCGCTTCCTCGGCTCGACGCTGCCCGCCGGGGCCATCTCGCATCTCAACTACGCGCAGAAGGTGGCCCAGATCCCGATGACGTTCTCGCTGATGCTGTGCACCGTCACCCTCCCGGTGGTGGCGCAGGCGATGGCGGAGGGCGACACCGAGCGGGCCCGCAGCCGGGTGGAGAAGGACCTCGCGCTGGTGTCGTGCATCGTGCTGTTCGGCGCGGCGGCGATCTTCGCGTGCGGCCCGCAGATCATCGAACTGCTCTTCCAGCGCGGCGCGTTCACCGCGCGGGACACCGCCGCCACCGCCGCCGTGATGCGTGTGTACGCCCTCGGTCTGCTCGGCCACGCCCTGGTCAGCGCGCTCGTCCGGTCGTACTTCTCGGCCGGGCGGCCCACCTGGTACCCGCTGGCCGCGATGGCCGCCGGGATCGTCGCGACCTCCTGGATCGGCGCGGCGACCGTCGGCTCCTGGGGCGTCCTCGGCATCGCCGCCGCCAACGCGATCGGCATCACCCTGACCGCGCTGCTCCTGCTGTACGGCATGGGCGGCCGGGCGGTGCCGATCCGGGTCCGGCAGGTGGTGACCGAGATGAGCAGGCCGGTCCGGGCGGCGGTGGCCGCGGGCGCGGTGGGGATGTACTGCGCCGACCGGATCGACTCGCCCGTCCTCGGTCTGCTCGCCGGTGGCGCGGCCGTCACCTTCGTCTTCGTCCTGCTGGCCTCGGCCATGGGCGCCTCCGGCGTCACCCCCGCACTCCGTTCCGTCACACGAAGGCTGCCGAATGTCCGTATCCGCTGACCGCCCGTCCGTCCCCGCCGGTTCCAGACCGACGGGGTCCCCCGCGGCGAGGAGCACAGCGGCCCCCCTGTGGGTCGCCATGTACCACTCGGTGGGCGACTGCTCCGACGACCCGTACCGCATCACGGTCTCGCCCGACCGGCTCGACGCCCAGCTCGGCTGGCTGCGGCGGCGGGGTCTGCGCGGGGTGGGCATGGCCGAGCTGCTGGCCGCCCGCGCCCGGGGCGAGGGCCGGGACCTGGTGGGGCTGACCTTCGACGACGGGTACGTCGACTTCGTCGACCACGCGCTGCCCCTCCTGCGGGCGCACGGCTGCGGGGCCACGCTCTTCGTGCTGCCGGGGCGGCTCGGCGGCGAGAACGCCTGGGACCCGCTGGGCCCGCGCAAG encodes the following:
- a CDS encoding lipid II flippase MurJ, yielding MTTTPPETPSQPPRAASQPPPADPGDAPGADPVVPGARAAELSEVAPPTGRFLAKATLVTAALTAAAALLGLGRDQSLSYLFGAGSETDAFLVAWTVPEFAATLLIEDGMAFVLVPAFSVAVARRARGGAGDPVRSLVASTLPRLTLAFVVVAMLLIVGAPYLVEALAPGLPDPQLAVDCTRLTGTCVLSFGLAGYCSAALRAHRRFVAPAAIYVAYNVGIITAMFTLGGRWGVRAAAVGVAVGGVLMVLTQLPALLRQLRRKERAPQEPGALEEAEGARPVELTLIATVLLFALCRQSQVLIERFLGSTLPAGAISHLNYAQKVAQIPMTFSLMLCTVTLPVVAQAMAEGDTERARSRVEKDLALVSCIVLFGAAAIFACGPQIIELLFQRGAFTARDTAATAAVMRVYALGLLGHALVSALVRSYFSAGRPTWYPLAAMAAGIVATSWIGAATVGSWGVLGIAAANAIGITLTALLLLYGMGGRAVPIRVRQVVTEMSRPVRAAVAAGAVGMYCADRIDSPVLGLLAGGAAVTFVFVLLASAMGASGVTPALRSVTRRLPNVRIR